The Benincasa hispida cultivar B227 chromosome 9, ASM972705v1, whole genome shotgun sequence genome has a segment encoding these proteins:
- the LOC120086987 gene encoding uncharacterized protein LOC120086987 has protein sequence MLGWISDDNTDNEVRENSFKPLAKQFFKELIASSSWVKCDKIILYFIFMKEKLYTQPDMCMHKFTILSIGVTSHLNAHGGVFRRIKNKTLLEAALAWEDEDTYKNYVIGKFDVKWADVDFIYTAMNISEHWIVLAMDINRGHIFVFDSLPSYTPMTKLVNWLEPLTVTVPSLLHYCDVDRSKSDLSTVRWKTSRPMNVDI, from the exons ATGTTAGGCTGGATCTCGGACGACAATACGGACAACGAGGTTCGAGAGAACTCCTTTAAACCACTCGCCAAGCAATTCTTTAAGGAATTGATTGCCTCGAGTTCATGGGTCAAGTGCGAT AaaataatactttattttatttttatgaaagaaaaactttATACCCAGCCTGACATGTGTATGCACAAGTTCACCATCTTATCAATTGGTGTAacg AGTCACCTTAATGCTCATGGCGGGGTGTTTAGACGAATAAAGAATAAGACACTTCTAGAGGCCGCCCTAGCATGGGAAGATGAAGACACGTATAAGAACTACGTCATTGGTAAATTCGATGTCAAATGGGCAGATGTAGATTTCATTTATACTGCGATGAATATCAGTGAGCACTGGATTGTCCTTGCAATGGACATTAACAGAGGCCACATATTCGTGTTCGATTCACTTCCGTCATACACACCAATGACAAAGTTGGTGAATTGGCTAGAGCCATTGACTGTCACAGTACCATCCTTACTTCACTACTGTGACGTAGATCGTTCGAAGTCGGACCTATCCACAGTCCGTTGGAAAACCTCGCGACCTATGAACGTCGACATATAA
- the LOC120085035 gene encoding probable E3 ubiquitin-protein ligase BAH1-like 1: MKFCKKYEEYLRGQEKKLKLPGFHFKRLKKILKNCSRDFQSQHRHGDGVCSAVVAVQSCPDHCSVCDGTFFPFLLKEMSAIVGGFNQRAQKLLELHLASGFRKYLLWFKGKLESDHTVLVQEGKELVNYALMNAIAVRKILKKYDKIHYSKQGQTFKSQAQSKHIEILQSPWLSELIAFHINLKETKHKSKRISSAFEECSLAITDGKPSLTCEIFDSVKLDIDLTCSICLEIVFDPVSLTCGHIFCYMCACSAASVTIVDGLKSANPKAKCPLCREARVYEGAVHLEELSILLSRSCPEYWEKRLQRERAERVQQAKEHWETMYRAFMGM; the protein is encoded by the exons atgaagttctGCAAAAAGTATGAAGAGTATTTGCGAGGTCAGGAGAAGAAACTGAAACTACCTGGATTTCACTTCAAACGGCTCAAGAAGATTCTGAAGAATTGTAGCAGAGATTTTCAGTCTCAACACCGCCATGGAGATGGCGTTTGCTCCGCTGTCGTCGCCGTTCAGAGCTGTCCAGATCACTGTTCAG TGTGCGATGGGACTTTCTTCCCTTTCCTTCTCAAGGAAATGTCTGCAATAGTAGGAGGTTTTAATCAGCGAGCACAGAAATTGCTTGAGCTGCACCTTGCTTCTGGCTTTAGAAAGTATCTCTTATGGTTCAAAGGCAAACTGGAAAGCGATCATACTGTCTTAGTTCAAGAAGGGAAAGAACTGGTTAATTATGCATTGATGAACGCTATTGCAGTTAGGAAGATCTTGAAGAAATATGATAAG ATTCATTACTCCAAGCAAGGGCAAACCTTCAAGTCACAAGCTCAGAGTAAGCACATTGAGATCCTTCAGTCACCATGGTTGTCAGAGCTTATAGCATTCCACATTAATCTGAAGGAGACGAAGCATAAATCTAAGCGGATCTCTTCGGCATTCGAGGAATGTTCCCTTGCAATTACTGATGGAAAGCCATCACTTACTTGCGAGATCTTTGATTCAGTCAAACTTGACATCGACTTGACATGTTCCATATGTTTG GAGATAGTATTTGATCCCGTTTCTCTCACTTGCGGCCATATATTTTGCTACATGTGTGCTTGCTCGGCAGCTTCAGTAACCATAGTTGATGGGCTAAAGTCTGCAAATCCAAAGGCGAAGTGCCCACTCTGCCGTGAG GCAAGAGTTTATGAAGGTGCTGTACATTTGGAAGAGCTCAGTATTCTATTAAGTCGAAG CTGCCCTGAGTACTGGGAAAAACGTCTCCAAAGAGAAAGAGCTGAGAGGGTTCAGCAAGCAAAGGAGCACTGGGAAACCATGTATCGAGCTTTCATGGGAATGTAG